The Clostridiaceae bacterium HFYG-1003 genome includes a window with the following:
- a CDS encoding sodium:alanine symporter family protein, translating to MDAFMKLNSEVNGIVWGPPMLILLIGAGLILVFVTGLVVYRRFGFVMKNTFGKMFDKTAAAEGGITPFQAVSTALAATVGTGNIAGVATAIASGGPGAVFWMWFAAIIGMTTKFAEVTLSIAYRERNEAGEYSGGPMYYITNGLGMKWLATIFAIFGALAAFGIGSMTQANSIAAAMESSFGIPKLAMGIIIAVAAGVILIGGIKRIGQFAEKIVPFMAAAYILGALVILVIEAKQIPAAFGLIFGRAFSLEAAGGGLLGYTVMQAMRFGVARGVFTNEAGLGSAPIAHAAATTDHPVRQGLWGAFEVFVDTIMICSMTALVILTSGMADKIDPNTGKAFTGAALTTQAFNSGFTGGGLIVTFGILLFAFTTIVGWCYYGEKCMEYLVGSKAIIPYRIVFVLSTIVGAIGALTIVWDISDTLNGLMAIPNLIALIALSGVVAKLVKDFFKDPNRIRTSPAEYESALKRPKK from the coding sequence TTGGACGCATTCATGAAACTGAACAGCGAGGTCAACGGTATAGTCTGGGGACCCCCCATGCTGATCTTACTGATTGGAGCAGGACTTATTCTCGTATTCGTTACTGGACTGGTCGTCTACCGCAGATTCGGCTTTGTCATGAAGAACACCTTTGGCAAGATGTTCGACAAAACCGCAGCTGCTGAAGGCGGAATCACCCCCTTCCAGGCCGTCTCAACCGCTCTGGCCGCTACTGTTGGAACCGGAAACATCGCCGGTGTCGCAACTGCCATTGCTTCCGGCGGACCCGGAGCAGTCTTCTGGATGTGGTTTGCCGCCATCATCGGTATGACCACAAAATTTGCTGAAGTAACCCTCTCGATTGCCTATCGTGAAAGAAACGAAGCAGGCGAATATTCCGGTGGACCGATGTACTACATCACCAACGGTCTCGGCATGAAGTGGCTCGCAACCATTTTCGCCATTTTCGGAGCCTTGGCTGCTTTCGGTATCGGATCCATGACGCAGGCAAACTCCATCGCAGCCGCGATGGAAAGCTCCTTCGGAATTCCCAAGCTGGCAATGGGTATCATCATCGCAGTTGCTGCGGGCGTTATTCTGATCGGTGGAATCAAGCGAATCGGTCAGTTTGCTGAAAAGATTGTTCCTTTCATGGCAGCTGCCTATATCCTCGGCGCTCTTGTCATCCTCGTCATCGAAGCAAAGCAGATCCCCGCAGCATTTGGCCTGATTTTCGGAAGAGCTTTCAGTCTTGAAGCTGCCGGCGGCGGACTCCTTGGATACACAGTGATGCAGGCCATGAGATTTGGTGTTGCCCGCGGTGTATTCACCAATGAAGCCGGTCTTGGCTCCGCTCCAATCGCCCACGCCGCTGCCACCACGGACCACCCGGTTCGCCAGGGCCTCTGGGGCGCATTCGAAGTTTTCGTTGACACCATCATGATCTGCTCCATGACCGCTCTGGTTATTCTGACCTCCGGCATGGCAGACAAAATTGACCCCAACACCGGCAAAGCTTTCACCGGCGCCGCTCTGACCACCCAGGCCTTCAACAGCGGCTTTACTGGCGGCGGCCTCATCGTTACCTTCGGAATCCTCCTGTTCGCCTTCACCACCATCGTTGGCTGGTGCTACTATGGTGAAAAGTGTATGGAATATCTGGTAGGCTCCAAGGCTATTATCCCCTACCGCATCGTCTTCGTTCTCAGCACCATCGTAGGAGCCATCGGCGCCCTGACAATCGTCTGGGATATTTCCGATACCCTCAATGGTCTAATGGCCATCCCGAACCTCATCGCCCTGATTGCTCTGTCTGGTGTCGTTGCTAAACTGGTTAAGGATTTCTTCAAGGATCCCAACCGCATCCGCACTTCACCCGCTGAATATGAAAGCGCGCTGAAACGCCCGAAAAAATAA